From the Senegalimassilia faecalis genome, one window contains:
- a CDS encoding acetamidase/formamidase family protein yields the protein MQIITDQVYAFSKDNKPCATAKPGEVLQFNTLDCFSNRIPDESTTMADLDYTYGFANPAAGPVYIEGAEPGDVLVVDIYDVKVADEGTIATDDHCGPLFETTGYRTKKIPIKDGMATFNQVSFPIDPMIGVIGIAPSGPDVIDGFVGSHGGNMDNKKITKGTRLYFPVRVPGALLQMGDVHATMGDAELCGTGIEIPAEITVRVQLVKDFELNWPVLETFGAQGKWYVNACAPHYEEALMNASKELQRLLMRITGWDAVETYMYMSVQSDVEISQGCEPCEVELSLRIGTPKLPQFPSLVPQP from the coding sequence ATGCAAATCATCACCGATCAGGTTTACGCATTCTCGAAGGACAACAAACCCTGCGCCACCGCCAAGCCGGGCGAGGTGCTGCAGTTCAACACGCTCGACTGCTTCAGCAACCGCATCCCCGACGAGAGCACCACCATGGCCGATCTCGATTACACGTACGGCTTCGCGAACCCCGCCGCCGGCCCTGTGTACATCGAAGGCGCCGAGCCGGGCGACGTGCTGGTGGTGGACATTTACGACGTGAAAGTTGCCGACGAGGGCACCATCGCCACCGACGACCATTGCGGCCCGCTGTTCGAAACGACGGGCTACCGCACGAAGAAAATCCCCATCAAGGACGGCATGGCCACGTTTAACCAGGTCAGCTTCCCGATTGACCCCATGATCGGCGTCATCGGCATCGCGCCTTCGGGCCCCGACGTCATCGACGGCTTCGTGGGCAGTCACGGCGGCAACATGGACAACAAGAAAATCACGAAGGGCACGCGCCTGTATTTCCCCGTGCGCGTCCCCGGCGCGTTGCTGCAGATGGGCGACGTGCACGCCACCATGGGCGATGCCGAGCTGTGCGGCACCGGCATCGAGATTCCGGCCGAAATCACCGTGCGTGTGCAGCTGGTGAAAGACTTCGAGCTGAACTGGCCCGTGCTGGAAACGTTCGGCGCGCAGGGCAAGTGGTATGTGAACGCCTGCGCCCCGCATTACGAAGAAGCCCTGATGAACGCCTCGAAGGAGCTGCAACGCCTGCTCATGCGCATCACCGGCTGGGACGCGGTGGAAACCTACATGTATATGTCGGTGCAAAGCGACGTGGAGATCAGCCAGGGCTGCGAGCCGTGCGAAGTCGAGCTGTCCCTGCGCATCGGTACGCCGAAGCTGCCGCAGTTCCCCTCGCTCGTGCCGCAGCCGTAA
- a CDS encoding restriction endonuclease subunit S — translation MYVNAMQEHADSAALRDLAEFNPETYSPKENWSAVSYIDTSALMLNDLAGLQHFNLAEEKLPARARRKVSDGDILYSTVRPNQNHYGLLYGPVPHMLASTAFAVIRPNDTIMSPLVYLALTDARITKTLQQLAETSTSTIPSIRPVDLEQIAVLVPSDECGNEIAAQIGTAFKQIDCNKRENRKLAALRDALLPKLMSGEIDVSKVDLTQLNSHLPKWRAICCKFRGIPTYLPQLQLLSRKHVLEP, via the coding sequence ATGTATGTGAACGCAATGCAAGAACATGCAGATAGTGCCGCGCTGCGCGATTTAGCAGAATTCAATCCGGAAACGTATTCGCCTAAAGAAAACTGGAGTGCTGTAAGCTACATTGATACCAGCGCCCTTATGCTAAACGATCTGGCAGGGCTTCAGCACTTCAATCTCGCCGAAGAAAAGCTTCCAGCCAGAGCTCGTCGCAAGGTCTCCGACGGTGACATTCTCTACTCAACCGTTAGGCCCAATCAAAACCATTATGGATTGCTGTACGGTCCGGTGCCGCATATGTTGGCCTCTACAGCTTTCGCAGTAATACGACCAAACGATACGATCATGTCCCCGCTTGTCTACCTCGCACTTACAGATGCGAGAATTACCAAGACGCTCCAACAGCTTGCCGAAACAAGCACTTCAACCATTCCGTCGATTAGACCAGTAGACCTTGAGCAAATTGCTGTACTAGTACCTTCGGATGAATGCGGGAATGAAATTGCCGCTCAAATTGGAACAGCTTTCAAACAGATCGATTGCAATAAACGAGAAAATCGTAAGCTTGCCGCTCTCCGTGACGCTCTTCTCCCCAAACTCATGTCGGGTGAAATCGACGTTTCGAAAGTAGACCTCACGCAGCTAAATAGCCATTTACCAAAGTGGCGGGCGATCTGTTGCAAATTCAGGGGCATCCCTACATACCTGCCACAACTGCAACTGCTGTCACGCAAGCATGTGTTGGAACCATGA